In Salarias fasciatus chromosome 13, fSalaFa1.1, whole genome shotgun sequence, the sequence ACTTTCCTTTCGTTTAATCAGAAGGGATTTCCAGGTTCAGGAAACTcgatgaaaggaaaaaaaaaaaattgaactttgTTCCACTTAGCAACCGGCACAATGTGCAACGATCTGAGCTCTGTCGTTTCTCTGTGTTCGGTGGAAATGGTCACCTGCCTCATTAGCAGCCGTCAACCACTCACTCCACTCACTGCGGGATTGTCTGAGTTTGCATCGTGTCATCTTTCACTCCTGTTAGAGCAtcactctgtctctcacagAGGAATCACGCACAGATAATATGCAACAAATACAAAAGTCACAGTTACAACTGATCAGCGTACGTGCTGAGGTTGATTCTTACAGATAAAAGACTATACGCGAACCTCTCTCTGGAAACAGGAGTAGCATCATGGCTGGGACATGCCGTGGTACTTCTCTGAGGTTTTATTGCCTTCAGTAAAGATCTGAATGCCAAACATTTGATCTACAATGTCTGCTCTTCACTTCATTTCATCAGTTTTCTATGGATTCAAGACCTCCAATACTTCTCAGATTGAGAATTTGCTCTGGTGAAGAGTTTGTTAGAGTAACTTGTTTTTGTCTCGCATCCTGGAACAAATCTTCCATCCTCTATTCATCCGGCAGCCCACTCTGCATCCCACGTCACCTGGGATTTCTCCCGAGATCAGCCCTTTCATACATCAGGGATTACTTAGATCATgagtgtcaaatataaggctcATGGGCCTACACTGGCCTTCAAGAAGCTCTGAACCGGCCCAAAACGACAACGACAACGagcaaatggtaaaaatttccaagaaaacatttttttaaacaaatttcttgatagcagacaaaaaaacaaactgacacattggtgatgctgccatgagaAGTAGCCACTTTGCTGCTgtcaaagtcatgctgtcagcTTAAGCttatgaaaacatgcatgacGCAACAACTCTGAcattttttgggacatttcattGTAATTTGAGCAAGGGAAGATTTCATCAAAATCGGCTTTGTATATTGAAATTGCAGACATTTTCTATggtaattgttttgtttttgaggcGTTATGATGTTTAACAGGTATAAATGCAAAGTACTATCTtccaaaatcaaaacaacatcCCATCTAAAACCGAACAAGAAGCACACAGCATTCTGCCAACATCACACTGCTCGAGCTACAATGCTGCTGAGGCAAGAAACAGATATTATCAAACCATAACTCAAGAACAGAAacctattttgttttttgtttttttttaagtaaactcTTTCTGTTCCAAAAAAATCCTCAGCAATTTCAAACTGGAAACTCATTTTGTTGGCTGAAATCACCTCATTGTGCAGCACCCAGGGTAGATTCAAACCACACAACTCACTGCTGGTGTAGATTAGAATCACTCCCTCTTTGTGCCTTATGGTCTACAAAGCCTGGAATCACATTTGAGGGACTGATGAAGAGCTCAGTCAGCTCACTCTCAGTATTTTAATACACCTAACAGCCATCGCTGTGGCTGTCATAAGAGATTCATTTCTAATGAAACCATCTGCCTTCTCCCTGTTTTGCACATTCTAAACTGTGCCTTTAGACTTTTTTCTCACTGTATATGCTTGTTTAgtaaatttttaatttgttattCTGCAAAACAGATGACTGCCTTCATGTCTCGGTGGGCGCACTTTATTTTCCCACCTTTTGAATTAtttctgcaccaacaaccttcacAGTTTTACAACCCATTTTCATTATTCTTGTGTATAAAGTCATCTCTGCCTGTTGAATAATAGATAAAGCCTCAGTCTCAGTGTCAGAAAAGTTCAAGTTATTTATTGTTCTGATGCATtctaatatataaaaaaaaaaaacctgtgatcATGCGGGTCATTTCATAAATGCCTTATGAGAGCTTGTTATCCAGTGTCTCACGTCGAGCTGACCACACGGACATAAATCTACTTGAATGCCCATTTCCCTAAAGCACATCACTGTAATGACTGCACCATAACCTTCCGTGACCTTTCCTTCACGGAGGTGTCCAAAGATTAGTCAGCCAAATATGCCTCAGCCAGAATCGATAACTTCCTAAACCATCAACAGCAGTGACAGGGAGGGACACCTTACCTCCATCGCAGCTTCCAGCTCTGAAAACACCTGCAGTCCAGAGGAGAGTGCAGCCAAGGTATGCAGACTGCTTCATTCCAGCATGAACGGACCATTAAATACCCCGGGCCATATCCGGTTGGCCCTGTGATAACCCAGAATAAAGGAAGGTTAATAGACTCTCTGTCTGGATGAGAGTGAGGATTAACATTTTTCTATGTCCTATAGAGTAACAGAAGAAACTGCTTTACTGTGAATCATTTACATTCTGTAGAAGATTAATCTGTTCAATTTAATCTAAAGCGGAGGCTCTCACACATTGCCCTTTTTTACAGTTTCAGTCTGGTCCTATTACTGTATCACCTGGGAATAAGTCATGTTATCTATCGAGTCTTTAAAGCTTTCTCGACCTCTTTCTCGCCTCTGTGACTCCAGGATCAGTCGTTCAGCGTCTTGACACCCGTCTTCCAGGGTCTCAGGAGGCCACAGGTGAGAGGAGAAGAACGTAGCAGTAAGATCGTGCTGTTGCACTGACAATTATTCCACACACTCCTatttcttcctcctcgtcttgtttttctccacagacctgcaggaagcagcagctaaTTAGACAGAGCGACGACTGTCGGCTTCCTCTGTTATCTCAGAGTGCCAAAAAGGGAAATTTACCAAGTGCACTGAAGATAAAATGTTCAAACAGAGAATATCTTCAAAGGATATCTCATGTGAGATGCAGAGTATCCCCCaataagaaaacatgaaaacataatATATGACACACAAATATTAActgattgttttattattattattgttgttgttgttgttgaaattATCATCACTGCTATAGCATTGAAATTCTTGACTACTTCCATTTTCAAATGGTGCCAGCAATATGCATTTGTGGGGTGTCAAAAGAGTTGGATAAATGGTCATGTATTTCACACTGATCTTctgtttaaaacaaacaaacaaaaaaaacccctcttaAACCAACATGGGAAATCGTGTTCCTTTtcttgtcagtgtgtgtatgaaCACATAGAAACCCTCTGTACTCagatatgaaataaaaaacaagtatTGTAGGACAGTAACTCGGTTATTGTTGTTCTccctacacacaaacacattcacacgtGTTTACACAACAAAGTGCCAACTTTGAAAAAAGCATCaagacagattttaaatatgtttcacCCCTAttatgaaaagacccagtgacCAGAAGTTGTAGATAAACTActaaacttttaaaatgataaaTGTAATGGCTGCATTCTATCAATCTTGCGCCTGCTGAATGTTAAACATTAGAAAGGTTGGAGATGTGTGTCACCTACCTCCAGCACTGAAGTTGGATGCACCATTTCATTCCTCAAAAGTGCCTGACAGACACATACAATGGCAATATggctgttctattctattctattctattctattctattctatttattctattctattctattctattctattctattctattctattctattctattctattctattctattctattctattctattcttctTAAATTAAACAGCAGGAGTCTGCACGTTCTGCGAGTGACCACTAGAGGGTAGTAAGCTTCACTTTCCACCGAAAGCAGACgagagagcagaagaagagggagatCAACACTGTAGTGAAGCTATGGCTAACGACAAGGTTGGTGTGAAAGTTTTGGAAAGTTTCTCATGTTAAAATGAAGCTTCTGCTTCATAAAGACGGTTTTTAACTCAAAGTTTAACTCGATGCACAGTTACTAGCTgcgttagctgttagcttagcaggCAGGCTAAGGAAGTGTAGCCCCCTCACGCTAGTTAGCTCAACTGTTAGCTTCCATCGTTTAATGAGATTGATTTCCTGAAAGTATGATAAATAGAAGatttgtgtgggttttttttttttaaagtacctTCGGTGTGGTGCTAATGTCATAAACAACACCGTCACGTTTAATTAGCTAGAGCTAAAATAAAAGATTTGCTAACCCTACGAGCTGAGTGGCGTCAAAAAAGTTTTATGGAAATATTCGTTATAATTTAAATATCTAGTTTTATAAAGCAAACTCACGGTCTTTTTCGTCCTTGCTGTGTCAAACTTAACAAAGACCTATATAGTTTGGAAGTTAGTGATTCTTCTTAATGTGTTTTACAAATGTCACAATAAAGCACATATTGTCGTTGATATTATAATGAAATGTTCAATCATCTTGTAATAATAAGGTTGACATTTTTATTAgtaaacagatgaaaatgtcaCAGATGACACTTTACCATCATATGAAATAGTGAAGTCCACTCTGGCACGATTTCTGTACATAcaatttctcatttaaaaaagacGCATTTTCACGTAAATTACACATACAATTGACATGTAGTTATGTAATAAGAACATTAAAATAGGTAACGTGAGTATTGTCTTTAGTGCAGAAAAACCCTTTAACTTTGTTTTAGATGttcaaaaacaagacaatgGTCTGTATATTTTACATGTATTAAAGATTTGATATGAGGATTAGCTGTTGCATTTATCAATtggatgttgtttttgttttttgcttttttctgcgTTGTTGAActcatttagaaaaacaaattcCTTATAGCTGTATTGAAAGACACTCTCTTTAATACAGATGATGTGTGAAACAAAACTGCGTGTCATAATACACTCACAGTCCTCAATCCTGGATACACCTCTTGAGCCACTATTTCATTTTCAATTGCCAGTCACATCAGATAAATTCTGCTGTTCTGTCAGGTCAAAAAGCAGTGGATCTCAACCAGTGGGGTCCAGGACTACCTCGGGGGCCACCAGAGATCAGAGTGGGCCAAAACTTAATACAATTTGAAGAGGATCTATGATGAGCATAGTCTGAAATCAGAAAGGGATTCAAAGCAACCTGACAAGAATGCAATGATAAAAAAACAGCTTAGAGGATTCACTGAGCTTGTTAAATTTGTGCACCACCAATGAAGGCTCCAtaagttgtttttctgcttgtttatATGTGCCTCCTAATATGTgctaatatgtgtgtgtgtgtgtgtgtgtgtgtgtgtgtgtgtgtgtgtgtgtgtgtgtgtgtgtgtagaatcCCCTGGACCATCTCAAAGACCTGGTGGAGCTGAAGGACCAGCTAGAAGACATCCAGAAGCGCATGGAGGATGAAATACAAGCTGGGGTTCCTCCTGTAAGTTCCACGCACACAAATACAGATTTGGCCAAAAGTCTTCAGGCTTTTCTCCTGTGTGAGCCCTCATGTTTTGGAGCATTTGtacacttaaaggtgctgtaggcaggattcggcatcttttgacccatctaagatggcgatttgaaacccagcacagccaatcctgttgttttctctgacatcactcccttatgcaagttaaaggaatactccacccaaaaaacgatttggcctcattttctactcaccctcatgctgagaaacactctggagcacttttttgacgtttcaaatgcagttggagatgtttgggggttttcgtggtcaacaaacagggaccgacagaacccgacagaaaaaatggtccataaaatccacaaaatgttcccattttccttcatactgctcgtccgctgtaatccaagtgtcctgagcgcgtaacgtccataattaattcttaacgaggtcatttagtacattttaagagcccaaacagggcgctctcatacagctccattgcatgtctttcagcaggacaccgaattcaaagctttaaaacagtagccaatcacttttgtgattgtccacagctcggtcactcacagcagaatataaacagcggaacttcttcttctacgcttgcaatttagaaaagtagtcgctgaaagcgcgcaagcgtctggcttggtctgccgcggcttccgtagttcagggtgcgcgtgcagacatgcaatggagctgtacgagagagcactgtttgggctcttaaaatgtactaaatgagctcgttaagaattaattatggacgttacgcgctcaggacacttggattacagcggacgagcagtatgaaggaaaatgggaatgttttgtggactttatggaccattttttttgtcgggctctgtcggtccctgtttgttgacaacgaaaatccccaaacatctccaactgcatttgaaacgtcaaaaaagtgctccagagtgtttctcagcatgagggtgagtagaaaatgaggccaaatcgttttttgggtggagtattcctttaagcccCTCCCataagaacgtgcgacgaacgcccctcgaccaatcacggttagagcctcatgggctcttctgattggtcaaagatacctggagcggtcgagattccttttcaggtcagaacagagacagatggaaacgctgcgccctcacggtggtgcaattatgctacactcctacaggattatcaatggatactctaacatttaatccaaagaaaacacaggaaaaattagcattgactagcaaaatcctgcctacagcacctaaTATGCTTTTATCTGATAAAGTAATGGTTCTATCTTGAGAGGGGACAGGTCATCTGTAATATTGATTTGATGGAATTAAAAACAGTGATCTTGAGACACCAAACTTGTACCTCCAAATAAATGCATTGTTattcttctgtctcctctccaggGAGGCAGTCTGCTGGCTTCTCCTTTCTTGAAGGGGTTTCTGGCTGGATATGTCGTTGCAAGGCTACGCTCCTCTGCCTTGCTGGGCGTGGCAGTGGGAACATGCACTGGGATTTATGCAGCGCAAAATTATCAAGTCCCTAACGTGGAAAATACCATCAAAGACTACATGCGCAGCCTGACTGGATCCAAATAAGGAGAAACATaaagaagacaagaaaaaggCAGATGTCTTTAAGAAGAAGGTGCCATTACATACGGGAACAGATAGTTTTCACCTTCAACACGGATGAATGTCGAAAGTTTCTAAAGTAGCAAACCTTTGAGGACAAATTCAGATTGGACTCTTGAGCTTTAAATCTGTTCAGTTTCAATCTTACATGTGAAATTTGGCTCAGACTTTCTCGAAAGTAATCTTTTTATAAAACCATTTGATCAAGATTTGGTATGGAGTTTAAGAAATTTTCTTTGAATAtctgctgccccctagtggtcaGAAAACCATAATAACAGCCTTAAATAATTTGCACTGTATAAGTTATCACGTTAAACATCTCAAGTGAGGAAACTCTGCAGGTACAAAGATATTATACATAGATCTGTAATTTTTCTAACTTTTAAGATGAGAATTCAAGTATTTCACTGAGGGAACACAGGAAGCTGATTATAAGATGCATGCCATATTGATCATAGTTTCCAATGGTCTTGGGGATTTTAGAGTATTTTTGTGTCAAGTTGACATTGAGAGTGCCTCCTCTAGTGTGGACTCCACATTATCATCTCATGCTGTGTGTGCAATGACCTTTCCCTGATGGGACTGggatacctttttttttcagatgctgGAAACCACATGTTTTGCACAGTGGGAAGTTCAGGGATCGAAATATGTTACATTTCTTACTTCTCTGTTTTTGTCAGAATCTATCAAACGGCAAGAATGGGCTGTGAAATGTGGTGTTTGCATGCGTTTGAGGTTGTCTTTTTCCAAATGAGAGCTCTTTGTTGCTGCAGGACACTATTGTACAGAATAATACCAAAACACTCCAACTTTCAAAGATTAAAGGACAATATTTCCCCAAATGACACTCTGCTATAATGACAACTTATACTGCTTTTGCACAAATGACCGAACAGATTTCTGTGTAAGAAATCAAACTGCACTCAAATTATTGTCGGAAATGATGTTGCACTATTGATATTATTTTGCTTCCTTTAAGCAGCAGTAATCGTGCTGTGAAAGACAGAAGCTTTGAGAAGACCCATGTTTGAGGTACTGATGATGTTGGTTGTAACTGGAACCCAGAAACTATTTGTGCCTGTTGACAATCATTGTGTGTCCATCTTTGTTTTGCATGGCCTAGGTTTAGTTgaaaagaatttcctttttcttttgtctttgcatgttttttggggAGTTGCCATAGTTTTTGCTGAAAACAAACTCAGTCGATGGTGCTTTGTGGTCATTACTTGTTTTTGCGACGCGATAACATTCAACTTGACTTTACAGAACATCCACACTGTGAGACAGattgaaataaaaaccacacTCTGTCACCACtcagtttatttcaaataaaatgggAAAACTTGCCTAAAACATCCAGATTGTGTCCGAATATCTGTCACTACTCAAATCTAAAAGaaacaccccaaaaaaaaatcattttttagtTTGCTTCTATTTGCTACATGCActttattcttttcattttctctccttttgaCAAACTTGAACATAGAAAGTAAGCTTACTGAGCAACTGTTAGCATATCTTCAAATCTTTGACTTTTAAAAGCCACTGAATATAGTAATTGGTCAAAAGACAGGATATATAGTTGCAGTAAATAGATGATAGCAAGCAGTTTAATAATTGATCAGCAATATGTTTGGTTATGCAAGTTGCAACTTTTAATTCTGAGTTGATCAGATATGTGGCAGCTTCAGTGACctagagaaagagagaaaataggGTTACTCATAGTTTCAATACATCACCTCACCAAGTGAGGTTCATTATCAACTTTCAATGATTACAAATGGTCAAAATCGAAGACAAATTATACATTCCAGAGAAGCACTAGTACAGATCGCACTGAGGTTTTGTTCGTTATTCCTATAGTCATGGCAGAGATATGTTTCAAAATAATCTTAATCTGTTTTATGAGATAaaatttaaccaaaaaaaagatgatcaatatatttcagtttatatAATAAATCAAGTCTGATATACACTGTGGGAAAATGAATGTACATGTTGTGTTCTGATTAATATTATACCCCTACATATTTCCACAGAGGAACAGTAATTATATTTACTCACCACATTTATTCTGCAGCCTTAAGCACAGGCAGCGCAGCACGAACACCTACAAAGACAGATATTTGATTTTTAGTTGCTTTTTGGCTTCAAATAATTGAATGTTCATGCATGTTGAATTTAGCAGAATTGAAACCAAACCATAAAACATTTGTgccaaaatatgacattttataGCTAAAACTAATATCTGCACTGTAcatcatttcttaaaaaaaatttaatctcTAAataatgaagatttttttcaaaagcaggTGTCCTACCAGTGAAGCCGCAGCTGGCCGGTCCCCTTGTCACCGTTCCGGGGATCTGCTCCCCAGTCAGAGGCTTCACACACCAGCATTCTTCGTTCAAACACTGCTCGACCTTGTACAGACCATTCTGGTCACACTTGGGGTAGAAACCCGGCACCGGCAGGGTCTTCTGACCTGCACGCTCCTGCTGGCAGGTGGTCAGGGGGACAGGTTCTGCAAGAACAGTGGAGGCAAGCTTTATCaacacagaattaaaaaaaaaaaaaaaaaaaaaaaaaaaaaaaaaaacaattgtgtgtttgtggcttaaaggtataatggatgatgttttagccaattaatggcgtgatgcgagtcttaactattggtcctccaacatgtcaatcacgctggagaaatgcttgcataacgccgtcaagcgctcgtaggagcagcagagcaggtaggatggtctggcgcatgcgcgtttttcaaaaagcgagtaacagacgtttggctttgactttttcgagaaaatcatCCATGATACCTTTAATACTATaagtttcaaaaaaaataatgtttttttttttttttggaagaaatatCTATACTATGACCTGGTGTGAATACTTCTTGTATGTCTGAAAGTGGACGAGCAGCGACAGGAAACATACTTGCAAATGCATAATCACAacattttaattatgtttaaGATATACCTTTCTTGGTACCGTCCGAGGAAGACTCCTGCAAAACAATCAATTTATATTggtgaaacaaaaataatttacaAGTCATAAGCAAATAAACTGACATTactaatgaaattaaaataagtatTAAATTATGAAGTTTATGCTATGATTCTGAAATCCACACCTTTTTAAATACCTACTGTATATTGTTATCTATTCCAAGGGATAATGTaagattaaaggaaaaaaactaatttaacGGTaggattttgtgtgtttttacctcATCCATCAAATCTGTCATCAGGGAGTTGATGGGCATCTGCATGCGCACAGGAACAGCAGCTACAGAGGGAAAAACCACACAGGTGAGAGAAAGGTCGTAATAATGCTTTCACATCTGAAAAATGCTTAGATACTTATATTTAAGGGAAAATGCGGAGCTACTTAGGACGTGTCCTGACCTGCCAGCCTACACATGAAGCACAGTTTATTCCAGACATG encodes:
- the LOC115399895 gene encoding SLC35A4 upstream open reading frame protein-like, producing MANDKNPLDHLKDLVELKDQLEDIQKRMEDEIQAGVPPGGSLLASPFLKGFLAGYVVARLRSSALLGVAVGTCTGIYAAQNYQVPNVENTIKDYMRSLTGSK
- the LOC115399894 gene encoding insulin-like growth factor-binding protein 1 — protein: MSDPDTQRLMRAPSQQTNVDVETPSARSGRAYKVAGITLLACVLIVGQAAIAYFLISQRGDIKSLQEKNDEIRVQMGRPRSAAVPVRMQMPINSLMTDLMDEESSSDGTKKEPVPLTTCQQERAGQKTLPVPGFYPKCDQNGLYKVEQCLNEECWCVKPLTGEQIPGTVTRGPASCGFTGVRAALPVLKAAE